The Calditrichota bacterium genome has a segment encoding these proteins:
- a CDS encoding TraR/DksA family transcriptional regulator, whose product MEGSVLQQIDDAVARIEEGSYGECVICGAEIHPKRLEAVPYARLCISCKEKEEKGLLV is encoded by the coding sequence ATGGAGGGGAGTGTGCTTCAGCAAATAGACGACGCGGTGGCCCGCATCGAGGAAGGAAGTTACGGTGAATGCGTCATTTGCGGCGCGGAAATTCACCCGAAACGATTGGAGGCTGTGCCCTACGCCAGACTCTGTATCAGTTGCAAAGAGAAAGAGGAAAAGGGCCTGTTAGTATAG
- the lspA gene encoding signal peptidase II, translating into MFRSTYKLLGWTILIVLIDQLTKFIVSQTMTPFETKQILGDVLRLTFIKNPGMAFGIRIGNHLFFTVFSTIASVVILIYLFRMRPENVWARLALASILGGAIGNLIDRLLHKEVIDFIDVRIIRWPVFNVADIAVTVGMVILIGYVIFDHHELDVEEETL; encoded by the coding sequence GTGTTTCGATCAACGTACAAGCTCCTCGGTTGGACGATTTTGATTGTCCTTATCGATCAATTAACAAAATTCATCGTCAGCCAAACAATGACTCCGTTTGAAACCAAACAAATTCTGGGCGATGTGCTGCGGCTAACGTTCATCAAAAATCCGGGGATGGCGTTTGGCATTCGCATCGGAAATCATTTATTTTTTACCGTTTTTTCCACTATCGCCAGTGTGGTGATTTTGATTTACCTGTTTCGTATGAGACCGGAAAACGTCTGGGCCAGACTTGCCCTTGCGTCCATTTTAGGCGGCGCCATTGGCAATTTGATCGACCGCCTGCTACACAAAGAAGTCATTGATTTTATTGATGTGAGAATAATTCGCTGGCCGGTGTTCAATGTGGCGGATATCGCGGTCACGGTGGGCATGGTCATTTTAATTGGCTACGTAATTTTCGATCACCACGAACTCGATGTGGAAGAGGAAACTCTCTAA
- a CDS encoding RluA family pseudouridine synthase: MTETSQFDDEQIFKISVPAEQERERLDQFLAERMEKISRAQIQKLIKKEKVTVNGELAKPSYQITGGDEIVVRIPPPKPSELLPENIPLNVLYEDKYLLVLHKPAGLVVHPAYGNPSGTLANALVYHSQQLSTLSGEFRPGIVHRLDKDTSGLLVVAKNDYVHGILSQQFAEHSTEREYRAFVWGHFEEKKGRFESFVTRSPKDRTRMTVSDSEGKLAITNYEVLEEFHLVSYLRLRLETGRTHQIRVHMAYNGHPVVGDTTYGGKTKQTISLNQEDQQFAREILERMPRQALHAKTLGFTHPMTGKRLRFDSELPEDMRQLLDFLKGS, translated from the coding sequence ATGACTGAGACATCCCAATTCGATGATGAACAGATTTTTAAGATTTCAGTTCCCGCGGAACAAGAAAGGGAACGCCTCGACCAATTCCTTGCCGAACGAATGGAAAAAATTTCCCGGGCACAAATACAAAAACTGATCAAAAAAGAAAAAGTAACCGTCAACGGAGAGTTGGCAAAACCGAGTTACCAGATCACTGGCGGAGATGAAATTGTCGTGCGTATTCCTCCGCCCAAACCTTCCGAACTGCTGCCGGAAAATATTCCGCTGAATGTGCTTTACGAAGATAAATATTTACTGGTGTTGCACAAGCCAGCCGGCCTCGTCGTGCATCCGGCTTACGGAAATCCCAGCGGCACTCTGGCGAATGCGTTGGTTTATCACAGCCAGCAACTGTCCACTTTGAGCGGCGAATTCAGGCCCGGCATTGTCCATCGGCTGGACAAAGACACGTCCGGCTTGCTCGTCGTGGCGAAAAATGATTATGTTCATGGAATTCTGTCCCAGCAATTCGCAGAACACAGTACGGAACGAGAATATCGCGCTTTTGTCTGGGGACATTTTGAAGAAAAAAAAGGCAGGTTCGAAAGTTTCGTTACTCGCAGCCCCAAAGATCGCACGCGCATGACGGTTTCGGATTCCGAAGGGAAATTAGCCATCACGAACTACGAAGTGTTAGAAGAATTTCATCTTGTTTCTTATCTCCGCCTGCGATTGGAAACAGGCCGCACCCATCAAATCCGCGTGCACATGGCTTACAACGGCCACCCTGTCGTCGGAGATACGACTTACGGCGGAAAAACCAAACAAACGATTTCCCTCAATCAGGAAGACCAGCAATTTGCCCGAGAAATTCTGGAACGAATGCCGAGACAGGCGTTGCATGCGAAGACGCTCGGTTTCACTCACCCCATGACCGGCAAAAGGCTGCGCTTTGATTCGGAATTGCCAGAAGACATGCGACAATTGTTAGATTTTTTGAAAGGAAGCTAA
- a CDS encoding XTP/dITP diphosphatase, translated as MKLILATKNRDKVREMRGLLHDLELEIVSGADFPELPEVDEDGETLEQNALKKARVIHEITGLLCLADDTGLEVDALNGRPGVFSSRFAGENASYDDNVEKLLRMMADVPESARTARFRTVVAIIGKNFRRTIEGICPGIITRERRGSHGFGYDPVFLIPEYGKTFAEMALELKNKISHRGLALQKARQVLENYLKQFS; from the coding sequence ATGAAATTAATTTTAGCCACGAAGAACAGAGACAAAGTTCGCGAGATGAGGGGACTGCTCCATGATTTGGAGCTGGAAATCGTTTCCGGCGCTGATTTTCCCGAGCTGCCGGAGGTCGATGAGGACGGAGAAACCTTAGAGCAAAATGCGTTAAAGAAAGCCAGAGTGATTCACGAAATCACCGGGCTTCTGTGTCTCGCTGATGACACGGGGCTTGAAGTTGACGCTTTGAATGGACGGCCGGGCGTTTTTTCCAGCCGTTTTGCCGGAGAAAATGCCAGTTACGACGACAATGTTGAAAAGTTGTTGCGAATGATGGCGGATGTGCCGGAATCTGCGCGTACAGCGCGATTTCGCACCGTTGTGGCAATTATTGGCAAAAATTTTCGGCGAACAATTGAGGGTATCTGCCCCGGCATCATCACGCGCGAGCGCCGCGGAAGTCATGGTTTTGGTTACGATCCGGTGTTTCTAATTCCCGAATATGGCAAAACATTCGCTGAAATGGCTCTGGAATTAAAAAATAAAATCAGCCATCGCGGTTTGGCGCTGCAAAAGGCGAGACAGGTTCTGGAAAATTATCTGAAACAATTTTCATAA
- a CDS encoding class I SAM-dependent methyltransferase, whose amino-acid sequence MEEKVCPYWVGFILLSPVRNWFENPGKLLSPYLTQGMTVLDVGSAMGFFSLPMAKMVGRSGKVICVDVQEKMLAKLKRRAEKAGLSGIIETRVCSFYSLGLDDLKEKIDFALAYAVVHEMPDSASFFEEIFDLLKPGGKVFFAEPKGHVSEEDFAETITIAQKKGFSLMKKWEIRKSLVAVIEK is encoded by the coding sequence ATGGAAGAAAAAGTTTGTCCGTATTGGGTGGGATTTATTCTTCTCAGTCCAGTGAGAAATTGGTTTGAGAACCCCGGAAAATTATTGAGTCCCTACCTCACTCAGGGCATGACAGTGCTGGATGTGGGCAGCGCGATGGGCTTTTTCAGCTTGCCAATGGCAAAAATGGTCGGAAGAAGCGGAAAAGTGATTTGCGTGGATGTGCAGGAAAAAATGCTGGCGAAATTGAAAAGGCGAGCTGAAAAAGCCGGATTGTCAGGGATAATTGAAACGAGGGTCTGTTCATTCTATTCCCTGGGCCTCGATGATTTGAAAGAAAAAATTGATTTTGCGCTTGCCTACGCGGTGGTCCATGAAATGCCCGATTCTGCAAGTTTTTTTGAAGAAATTTTTGATCTTCTGAAACCCGGCGGAAAAGTATTTTTTGCCGAACCCAAAGGGCATGTCTCTGAAGAAGATTTTGCGGAAACCATTACCATCGCACAAAAAAAAGGCTTTTCTCTGATGAAGAAATGGGAAATTCGAAAGAGCCTGGTGGCGGTGATCGAAAAATAG